A region of the Pungitius pungitius chromosome 8, fPunPun2.1, whole genome shotgun sequence genome:
ATAACAAACGCTGGGGGTCTGAgtaatacattaaaaaacaggTAAAAGTGTGACCACTTTACCACAGAGAGTTAAGTGAGAACCTAAGCTTCTGATTATGATTCTGAGGGCTACTCTCATGTTTGTATAGTAAATATAAAgagtgttagcttagcttagcaaaaAGACggaaagaggagggaaaagCAAGACTGGCTCTGTCTATGGATAACACAATCTGTACACCAGGATCAACATCTCATGTTCCTCCAGACAAAATATGCaacttttgtttaaaacaaacaaatgttcttttttctttcttgtttaaTCACCTCAAAAGATCCAAACTATTGGCCTGGATTTGGATCTATACTTTGAACCATTGGCAGACTTTATGCCTCAGTTGTATTATTGTATGAACTGTGTTTTGTCATCAAACCTTTATTCATTACAAGAATCcgatacatttcatttaaccaGCTTTATAGTCATTTATAGTCATCTTTGTTGAAATATGACTATAATAAACAATGtgaataagaaaataaagataaaacattACCAATCTTGAGAATCTGATAATCTGATCCTGAAAGGCTTGCAGTGAGAACTCTACCCATCAGGAACTACACAGTATTTTATGGAAAGAGTCTTCTGCAGGGAGCAAAAATGACTATGCTGCGGCTAAGTagagagtgtaagctaaagttaCAGTGGGAATGCAGTTGTCCTCTATATGTGACCCATTGCCTTGCCAATGTTTCTGCCATGTTTCGCTATATAAGCACCCATGGATTTTAACCCCACTGAGATACAAATTAGCCACGTATGAAGAACATATGTGAGCAGTTCAGATCTCTGTGTTACACACATTAGAGCTACATGGCCCATTAATGCTCACTGGATCAAACTCTAGATGAGATACCAGGGGGTGTTTAAACTACAAATGGCATGCACAGATCCTATACTGGGCTTTCATATCGCCCCCACAGGAACTGCCACCGTCACGTCCTGCTATGTTGTATGAATGCTCAAGGCAAAATCTACAGAGATAAATTAcagaaggagatttaaaaaatgagtaTCCATTTCCCTTTTGCCCCAGGTTCACCTGTGAGCCTATTTGTCCTATCTGTTATAGCAGTGATAGGAGAAAGTGATCTCCGAACTACGATTTGCTAATATTGCCCCTTCAGGCTACTGCAAAGCGTAACCACCGACTCCGTTGTCCATCCCGATATCTCTTTGCTGTAATAAAACTAATTTTGCAATAGAAAAGCAAAGATCTCCAAATTAGCTTTTGCTAAAAGAGCATAACCAGACTTGTCCTGTGAGACACTTATCTTTATAATTGTATTGAAAACAACATTGAGTTTTATTATCTAATTTAATTCACCATCAAACCCCTCTAAGAACAACATATATAAGATCTTATTACTACCAGTAAGTGTCCATTTTCACAAGAACATATATATTACTGTATGATTGCATCACTCAAGTAAGATTTTACACAGTATAAATATATCAACATAACTCTGAGTTAGAGTGAAtatgttgcatttatttatttatttgtattgagTACTGTGATTACCATTGTAATATTAAAGACAATGTATTGTACAGTATTGTAGAGCCATTGTATTCTTGCAAACACAGCCGCAATGGTACACACGATGAAAGGGAAGCTCTTCAGTGAACAACTGCTGACTCAGATTGTATCTAAGCCTGTTGTTCCTGACTAGATAGAGAAGAGCAATGACTCCAAAATGCTCGGACTATTAATCATCCTGAGCAGCCTGTATGATATGGGTACCGCCAACAGGAATGCAAGGGGGGGGATGGGTTAATGTCAGCACAGCATGACTGATCATACCAACCAATAACTCTTTACCTGCAACACCAACACATGGGCctgtttttacacaaaaaaaaatccatgaacAACACCAGCCTTTTTTCACTTTAATCTGATGGTACCACCCCTATCGCCAACACCACGTCCAGCATTTTCGTCTCCACCACCAACATGCCCCAACAACGCATAGACACAACAGCCGAGGCTTAGTATAAATATCAGCGCATTGCAGGGAAGCTACTGCGCTGTCCTCCCCACCACTGATCACCACTTGCCTGTCTGCTGTGATGGCACAGTCATGGGTCCCCACTTAATACATAGTCCTAAATCCTAAAAAAAATTGTGCAGGTTTTGGCCACAAGCGACATGGATTTACGAATGGTAACGTCAGCCGGTCGGTCTTTTGACCCAACTTATAATAATAACTTACAAGCCATTGTCAAGATTCCCCTGAAGATTAGAACAGACTAATCGTCTGTTTGACAGACGATTTTGGTAATAGCTAGCTTTTATCTTGTGCTACCATGATTAGCAAAAGAATCAAAAATGTGGACTCTTGTTTACATACCTTTCTGTTTCCTGTTGAGGTGACTGTGTCGTATTCTTGAAACCAGGAAGGCTACTCATGTCCACGTAACCGTCAGTGTCATTGGCAGAGGACAGAATCCGATTGGGACGGTCAAAGAAGTCTGCGAACGGCGCCTGGCAGACAGGCCTGCGCTGTGGCACCTGAAGATTCTCGTAGTCCGAGCTGATGGCGGGAACATTCTCATAGTCTGAGGTATCTGTGTTGGGAAAGGAGATGGAGCGGGGCTTGGTCAGGGGAAGATGTGCGAAAGGCACACGGGAGCGTTCCTCAAAGGACTCCACCCGGACGACATTGCGATTAAGAAAAGCCATAGAGTTCCCTGTTCTTTTGCTTTCCCTGTAGAGCAAAAAGGAGGATGCCGGCTCTGATGAACCATGAGGTTTACTAGTAGAGCGGGAGTTGAGCTGTGGAGAGCCACTCATGCTGCGTCTCTGTAGTTCCAGGAGTCTGCTGGGCGAGTGGTGGTTGGACTCCGCCGAGGACTTAAACAAGGAGGGGTTCCCCTCCTGCTTACTCTCTGTTTTCCGCCTAAATTTAAGCATCAGGAAACGCTTAATggaggatttcttttttctgtttttctctgatGAGTCTCCTTCGATGAGAAGCGAGGGGGAACTTTTTGTGATGGGCCTCTTGGTGATGTAGGCCAGCTCAAACGGTGGAGGAATATCCACTACAGAGGTCGGAGTGGACAGACCGCTGGATGACAGAGGGGAGCACCGTGAGAAGCTCCCAGATGAAAAAATGGCACCACCCTGTTTTGGGGAACCATCCCTGTAGCTGTAGACCCCGAGAGGCGTGTCTTGTCCCTCCATAGAGAGGGAGCGCGGGTACAGGGACAAATAGTGGGGCTTGCTGCAGCTCCTGTGTCGCGTTGAGCTTATCATGGGACTGCTGCTCAGTGCAGGTTGGCCAAACCCACTCACGTAGGGCCTCTGAACAAACTGCCCTCCTAACTCAccaacattattattaatgtgaTGCGAGAGTGAGCAAGAGAGAAGCCCTGCTGTCCTCTTGTGAGAAGGATTAACATTTTCACCCTCTGAGTTGTCCCCAGGATCCTCGTAGATGTGTTTCTCACTGACATCCGGTTCTGTGTCTGTGGTGTCGTCCAGAAACGGCACTACGTGACCCTCCAGGTCTTCCTCAAAGACATACGAGTCACTTGGAGAAAGCAGCTGGCTTTCCGAGAGGGAAGATGTCAGCGAGGTGTCTGTGCCGGTCGGCACTGAGACGGAAACAAGCCTGAACCTCGGCTGGCAGTCCACATGATCAAAAAAGGCTTCCTGTGCCTGAGCTTGGAGTTCTTCCGTCATTTTCTGATATAATCCCACCTCATTTTCATCCCTGTTGTAGCTTCTGTACTCAAGAGGGTTACAAACCTCAACGTAATCCTCAAAGGACACACAGTCTGTTCGTCCATTTTCCGCTGTTTTCCCATATTTCCCAGCTGATACTCCACCACTGTGTACAGATGAAAGTGGACTTTGTGCCAGTCCATGAACTTTGTTATTCCTGGATATCATCCCTCTGTCAAGAATGTCCTTTGAGGAGACGTAGTGAGGCTCGTGAGTCAGATAATCCACTAGAGCAGAATGTTTCTGGCTTGTGTCACAGACTTGTTTCTGGTCGTTCTGTAGGTTTTCTCccctttccttctctttatGGCCACATTTAAACCCCAGGATGTTGCAAGTGATGCTACAATGAGGAGCAGTAtccttgtctttgtcctctcCGTCCGTGAGAAAAACTTGTTTTCTATCAGCGTCCTTTGTGTTTCCATTGCTGATGAGACCAGGATCATCTGTGAGGGACTCAGTTAAATCATCTGCTGAACAATCAcctgtttcctcctccgtcATCTGGAGAGGTCTTTGCCTCTCCCTCATGTCTTGATGTTCAGCCAAATAGCAAATTGCCTCCTCGTAGATGCTGTTACTGGAGATGTCTCCCACTGAGAGGCCATCTGCGTCGGCCAGCGCCTCGCCTCCGTCACAACCTTCCGCATCCATGTCCTCCGTCACATCTGTGTCGATCATCTCCACTGCAACATCAGAGTCCCCTGTGAGCCCGGCATCATTGCTCCAAAGTGTCTCCACGGAGCCCACCTCCTCTGTTAAAGCGCTGTCAGTCAACCTCCAGTCCTCATCCACTTTGTGAATCatatcttcttcctcttccttttcctcttctgtcTCGTCTACGTcgtcctctgtcccctctccgtcctccAGCCCGTGAACATTATTTTGTGGTGATTTGAGGATGTAGATGTTAAATTGTTTCTCCGCCGATAATCCGTCTTTGTTCAGACCGTTTTCTGTCACATGCTCCTCATCAACCTCACTATCTGAATTTAGTGAGATGCCATTGGAGCATCCTCCCTGGTTACCATTAAACTCTGGTGTGACTTTAGGTTTAGGGGCTATAAATGGTTTGGGACCCCTGGCAGCGGACATAAGAGGGGAGGGCAGCTTCGGGCTGGCATGACAAAAAAATCTTGGCTTTGGAGCAACAGAGGGTTTGGTGCAGTCTGAAAGAACAACAGGAAAAGGAAACTGTAAGATTACGAGCTTTAAAATAGCTTACAGGTCATTTATATTATGTCCATTGGACCTAAAACTAAAACAATATTCTAACTCAAACGCAAAACCAAATCAAAACTTTACAAATGCTTTCCATAAATAGCTACCCCCCACCGCCGCCcctaaaaatgaataaataaataaataaataagtttgtcataaaaagatgaaatatttaaaatgagtaaTGTAGGACATCACTTCCTTcaacaaagaatacaaaaaaatgaagggaTTTCCCTGGTTCACTTCCTGTGATTCAAATGAGAGAAACTCCTTTCAGGGCTGACTTTACAGTCACTAAAATCTCA
Encoded here:
- the LOC119194044 gene encoding FYVE, RhoGEF and PH domain-containing protein 5-like isoform X3, which produces MNTDCTKPSVAPKPRFFCHASPKLPSPLMSAARGPKPFIAPKPKVTPEFNGNQGGCSNGISLNSDSEVDEEHVTENGLNKDGLSAEKQFNIYILKSPQNNVHGLEDGEGTEDDVDETEEEKEEEEDMIHKVDEDWRLTDSALTEEVGSVETLWSNDAGLTGDSDVAVEMIDTDVTEDMDAEGCDGGEALADADGLSVGDISSNSIYEEAICYLAEHQDMRERQRPLQMTEEETGDCSADDLTESLTDDPGLISNGNTKDADRKQVFLTDGEDKDKDTAPHCSITCNILGFKCGHKEKERGENLQNDQKQVCDTSQKHSALVDYLTHEPHYVSSKDILDRGMISRNNKVHGLAQSPLSSVHSGGVSAGKYGKTAENGRTDCVSFEDYVEVCNPLEYRSYNRDENEVGLYQKMTEELQAQAQEAFFDHVDCQPRFRLVSVSVPTGTDTSLTSSLSESQLLSPSDSYVFEEDLEGHVVPFLDDTTDTEPDVSEKHIYEDPGDNSEGENVNPSHKRTAGLLSCSLSHHINNNVGELGGQFVQRPYVSGFGQPALSSSPMISSTRHRSCSKPHYLSLYPRSLSMEGQDTPLGVYSYRDGSPKQGGAIFSSGSFSRCSPLSSSGLSTPTSVVDIPPPFELAYITKRPITKSSPSLLIEGDSSEKNRKKKSSIKRFLMLKFRRKTESKQEGNPSLFKSSAESNHHSPSRLLELQRRSMSGSPQLNSRSTSKPHGSSEPASSFLLYRESKRTGNSMAFLNRNVVRVESFEERSRVPFAHLPLTKPRSISFPNTDTSDYENVPAISSDYENLQVPQRRPVCQAPFADFFDRPNRILSSANDTDGYVDMSSLPGFKNTTQSPQQETESAYTEAYNVCSGAVAPPTVSAGDFRRELAGEEDQGRTSEEEEGGSDIIYDRQPDGRSRAYYIAKELVDTERLHVKGLKLLQEDFREAVGAAVGEEGEPVLDEERLREILNELPDVYTLHRQILSELENRLRHWEESQRIADIYLSRKAEFLVFTTYIGHYDRSMSLLEDSCGASPAFAAIVHQFEQQSPAGGKVSLKQQLLQVIVRVAQYRMLLTDYLNNLSPDSKEYKDTQAAVAVVSDIADQTNDSLKHGENLLRLVNIEYSVRGLRDLLQSGRVFVKEGTLMKVSRKSRQPRHLFLMNDVLLYTYPQQDGKYRLKNTLPLTGLTVSKPIVENVQNALKIEGTDISITLSASSFIEREDWFYTLSRTVTEHARGSVAFNSCLGETRDRLRLILGEKAPTLVPVSQVMMCMNCTSDFSLTLRRHHCHGCGRIVCRSCSRNRYPLKYMKDCMAKVCDRCYSELKKRGGEAPAVASKSSPRPNRSSRPLSAVFQNMHPPNIWRHRKGTASFTPVTVSEEGSISGTLQRSKTSKRNWKRLWFLLRDKEKVASESLPLLGFTVKLPDQLGTEEEANVFQLYHKNTLYYSFKAKDNYTAQRWVNAMEEATVL
- the LOC119194044 gene encoding FYVE, RhoGEF and PH domain-containing protein 5-like isoform X2 produces the protein MNTDCTKPSVAPKPRFFCHASPKLPSPLMSAARGPKPFIAPKPKVTPEFNGNQGGCSNGISLNSDSEVDEEHVTENGLNKDGLSAEKQFNIYILKSPQNNVHGLEDGEGTEDDVDETEEEKEEEEDMIHKVDEDWRLTDSALTEEVGSVETLWSNDAGLTGDSDVAVEMIDTDVTEDMDAEGCDGGEALADADGLSVGDISSNSIYEEAICYLAEHQDMRERQRPLQMTEEETGDCSADDLTESLTDDPGLISNGNTKDADRKQVFLTDGEDKDKDTAPHCSITCNILGFKCGHKEKERGENLQNDQKQVCDTSQKHSALVDYLTHEPHYVSSKDILDRGMISRNNKVHGLAQSPLSSVHSGGVSAGKYGKTAENGRTDCVSFEDYVEVCNPLEYRSYNRDENEVGLYQKMTEELQAQAQEAFFDHVDCQPRFRLVSVSVPTGTDTSLTSSLSESQLLSPSDSYVFEEDLEGHVVPFLDDTTDTEPDVSEKHIYEDPGDNSEGENVNPSHKRTAGLLSCSLSHHINNNVGELGGQFVQRPYVSGFGQPALSSSPMISSTRHRSCSKPHYLSLYPRSLSMEGQDTPLGVYSYRDGSPKQGGAIFSSGSFSRCSPLSSSGLSTPTSVVDIPPPFELAYITKRPITKSSPSLLIEGDSSEKNRKKKSSIKRFLMLKFRRKTESKQEGNPSLFKSSAESNHHSPSRLLELQRRSMSGSPQLNSRSTSKPHGSSEPASSFLLYRESKRTGNSMAFLNRNVVRVESFEERSRVPFAHLPLTKPRSISFPNTDTSDYENVPAISSDYENLQVPQRRPVCQAPFADFFDRPNRILSSANDTDGYVDMSSLPGFKNTTQSPQQETESAYTEAYNVCSGAVAPPTVSAGDFRRELAGEEDQGRTSEEEEGGSDIIYDRQPDGRSRAYYIAKELVDTERLHVKGLKLLQEDFREAVGAAVGEEGEPVLDEERLREILNELPDVYTLHRQILSELENRLRHWEESQRIADIYLSRKAEFLVFTTYIGHYDRSMSLLEDSCGASPAFAAIVHQFEQSPAGGKVSLKQQLLQVIVRVAQYRMLLTDYLNNLSPDSKEYKDTQAAVAVVSDIADQTNDSLKHGENLLRLVNIEYSVRGLRDLLQSGRVFVKEGTLMKVSRKSRQPRHLFLMNDVLLYTYPQQDGKYRLKNTLPLTGLTVSKPIVENVQNALKIEGTDISITLSASSFIEREDWFYTLSRTVTEHARGSVAFNSCLGETRDRLRLILGEKAPTLVPVSQVMMCMNCTSDFSLTLRRHHCHGCGRIVCRSCSRNRYPLKYMKDCMAKVCDRCYSELKKRGGEAPAVASKSSPRPNRSSRPLSAVFQNMHPPNIWRHRKGTASFTPVTVSEEGSISGTLQRSKTSKRNWKRLWFLLRDKVLYTYRVQEEKVASESLPLLGFTVKLPDQLGTEEEANVFQLYHKNTLYYSFKAKDNYTAQRWVNAMEEATVL
- the LOC119194044 gene encoding FYVE, RhoGEF and PH domain-containing protein 5-like isoform X1; translated protein: MNTDCTKPSVAPKPRFFCHASPKLPSPLMSAARGPKPFIAPKPKVTPEFNGNQGGCSNGISLNSDSEVDEEHVTENGLNKDGLSAEKQFNIYILKSPQNNVHGLEDGEGTEDDVDETEEEKEEEEDMIHKVDEDWRLTDSALTEEVGSVETLWSNDAGLTGDSDVAVEMIDTDVTEDMDAEGCDGGEALADADGLSVGDISSNSIYEEAICYLAEHQDMRERQRPLQMTEEETGDCSADDLTESLTDDPGLISNGNTKDADRKQVFLTDGEDKDKDTAPHCSITCNILGFKCGHKEKERGENLQNDQKQVCDTSQKHSALVDYLTHEPHYVSSKDILDRGMISRNNKVHGLAQSPLSSVHSGGVSAGKYGKTAENGRTDCVSFEDYVEVCNPLEYRSYNRDENEVGLYQKMTEELQAQAQEAFFDHVDCQPRFRLVSVSVPTGTDTSLTSSLSESQLLSPSDSYVFEEDLEGHVVPFLDDTTDTEPDVSEKHIYEDPGDNSEGENVNPSHKRTAGLLSCSLSHHINNNVGELGGQFVQRPYVSGFGQPALSSSPMISSTRHRSCSKPHYLSLYPRSLSMEGQDTPLGVYSYRDGSPKQGGAIFSSGSFSRCSPLSSSGLSTPTSVVDIPPPFELAYITKRPITKSSPSLLIEGDSSEKNRKKKSSIKRFLMLKFRRKTESKQEGNPSLFKSSAESNHHSPSRLLELQRRSMSGSPQLNSRSTSKPHGSSEPASSFLLYRESKRTGNSMAFLNRNVVRVESFEERSRVPFAHLPLTKPRSISFPNTDTSDYENVPAISSDYENLQVPQRRPVCQAPFADFFDRPNRILSSANDTDGYVDMSSLPGFKNTTQSPQQETESAYTEAYNVCSGAVAPPTVSAGDFRRELAGEEDQGRTSEEEEGGSDIIYDRQPDGRSRAYYIAKELVDTERLHVKGLKLLQEDFREAVGAAVGEEGEPVLDEERLREILNELPDVYTLHRQILSELENRLRHWEESQRIADIYLSRKAEFLVFTTYIGHYDRSMSLLEDSCGASPAFAAIVHQFEQQSPAGGKVSLKQQLLQVIVRVAQYRMLLTDYLNNLSPDSKEYKDTQAAVAVVSDIADQTNDSLKHGENLLRLVNIEYSVRGLRDLLQSGRVFVKEGTLMKVSRKSRQPRHLFLMNDVLLYTYPQQDGKYRLKNTLPLTGLTVSKPIVENVQNALKIEGTDISITLSASSFIEREDWFYTLSRTVTEHARGSVAFNSCLGETRDRLRLILGEKAPTLVPVSQVMMCMNCTSDFSLTLRRHHCHGCGRIVCRSCSRNRYPLKYMKDCMAKVCDRCYSELKKRGGEAPAVASKSSPRPNRSSRPLSAVFQNMHPPNIWRHRKGTASFTPVTVSEEGSISGTLQRSKTSKRNWKRLWFLLRDKVLYTYRVQEEKVASESLPLLGFTVKLPDQLGTEEEANVFQLYHKNTLYYSFKAKDNYTAQRWVNAMEEATVL